Proteins encoded by one window of Candidatus Nezhaarchaeota archaeon:
- a CDS encoding glutamate synthase-related protein, which produces MPNPVHRNSSYLNSMSTTATRARVEDLCPSSGLCPLCIRECPFICEVSLSAFRGREAIYPDPSMFGKSTAASLKDYGLDWSHFNIKARLLGAMGIKPDSDVAIFPNVDVESSVGGIPIKVPVVMGAYGSTEVARVNWEGLAVGAALSGVMIIIGENICGMDPEAIITNGKVTHSPELKRRIEAFRKFWDGKYGDVVVQTNVEDQRLGTDIYAISKLEVNVIERKWGQGAKAIGGEVRISSLDRAIMLKKRGYIVIPDPEDRAVQEAFKQGVFKTFERHSRVGMPSREEFIEDIEKLREQGAKKVGLKTGGYEPIAVAFAMKAASEAKLDYVAFDGAGGGTGMSPVPMMNEQGTPTVYLEAQVLKCAQILKKRGRHVPDIIMAGGFIDETQIYKAIALSNFGDGPYVKAVLMGRAPLTAVMKSSYFAELAERGQLPKSFVEKFGDNPEKFFIATPDLKTMLGERFKEVPWGAIGLYTYMDRIKVGLQQLMAGARKWKLNLIDRSDLIALTERASKVTGIPLPEEEDNIMESVLLD; this is translated from the coding sequence ATGCCTAACCCTGTACATAGGAACTCGTCCTACCTAAATTCCATGTCGACGACAGCGACGAGGGCTAGAGTTGAAGATCTCTGCCCTTCAAGTGGCTTATGTCCCCTATGTATAAGGGAGTGTCCATTCATATGTGAGGTTTCGCTATCAGCCTTTAGAGGACGCGAGGCCATCTACCCGGATCCAAGCATGTTTGGTAAGAGCACAGCTGCTTCACTAAAGGACTATGGCTTAGACTGGTCGCACTTCAACATTAAGGCTAGGCTCTTAGGAGCAATGGGGATAAAGCCTGACTCCGACGTCGCTATATTCCCCAACGTTGACGTTGAGAGCAGTGTTGGAGGCATACCGATAAAGGTCCCGGTCGTGATGGGTGCCTACGGTTCCACTGAGGTCGCTAGGGTCAATTGGGAGGGCCTTGCCGTTGGTGCAGCTCTCTCTGGCGTAATGATCATAATAGGTGAGAACATATGTGGCATGGATCCTGAGGCTATAATTACTAACGGTAAGGTAACTCACTCACCAGAACTTAAGAGGAGGATCGAGGCATTTAGAAAGTTCTGGGATGGAAAGTATGGAGATGTGGTGGTCCAGACTAATGTCGAGGATCAGCGCTTAGGGACCGACATCTATGCGATATCGAAGTTGGAGGTCAACGTGATTGAGAGGAAGTGGGGTCAAGGAGCCAAGGCGATTGGGGGAGAAGTTAGGATTAGTAGCTTAGATAGAGCTATCATGCTGAAGAAGAGGGGCTACATAGTCATACCGGATCCAGAAGATAGGGCCGTTCAAGAGGCGTTCAAACAGGGTGTCTTCAAGACATTCGAGAGGCATAGTCGCGTTGGTATGCCGAGCAGGGAGGAGTTCATTGAGGATATAGAGAAGCTTAGAGAGCAGGGAGCTAAGAAGGTTGGCTTAAAGACAGGAGGTTATGAGCCAATAGCTGTAGCATTCGCAATGAAAGCTGCTTCCGAGGCAAAGCTAGACTACGTAGCATTTGATGGTGCTGGTGGCGGAACTGGTATGAGCCCCGTCCCCATGATGAATGAGCAGGGAACGCCAACAGTATACCTTGAAGCTCAAGTCTTGAAGTGCGCTCAGATACTGAAGAAGAGGGGGAGGCATGTCCCGGACATAATAATGGCTGGCGGCTTCATCGATGAGACCCAGATATACAAGGCGATTGCTTTGAGCAATTTTGGTGATGGACCCTACGTGAAAGCAGTATTAATGGGTAGGGCTCCTTTAACCGCAGTGATGAAGTCGTCATACTTTGCTGAGCTTGCAGAGAGGGGTCAGTTACCAAAGAGCTTCGTGGAGAAGTTTGGTGATAACCCCGAGAAGTTCTTCATAGCTACTCCAGATCTAAAGACTATGCTTGGTGAGAGGTTCAAAGAAGTTCCTTGGGGTGCTATAGGGCTCTACACCTACATGGATAGGATTAAAGTTGGCTTACAACAGTTAATGGCTGGAGCGAGGAAGTGGAAGCTTAACTTAATCGATAGAAGTGATTTAATCGCATTAACTGAAAGAGCTTCAAAGGTTACGGGCATACCGCTACCAGAAGAAGAGGACAACATAATGGAAAGTGTCCTACTTGACTAA
- the tsaA gene encoding tRNA (N6-threonylcarbamoyladenosine(37)-N6)-methyltransferase TrmO — MQICLRPIGVVHVNLDDEQVEARFMEGVEGMIEIYEEYVPGLEGVEGFSHLIVIAYLHKISDEQRRVLKVKPKPLRLLAADVSMVPEVGVFATNSPHRPNPLALTIVELIERSGRFLKVRRLDLFDKTPVLDIKPYTPSRAISEIKLPKWYEEALGGLRARHPCYSGL, encoded by the coding sequence ATGCAGATATGCCTCAGACCCATAGGGGTTGTGCACGTTAACTTGGATGATGAACAGGTTGAGGCAAGGTTCATGGAGGGGGTTGAGGGTATGATAGAAATTTATGAGGAGTATGTGCCAGGGTTGGAGGGTGTAGAGGGCTTCTCTCACTTAATAGTCATAGCCTACTTACACAAGATTTCTGATGAGCAGCGTAGGGTCCTTAAGGTTAAACCTAAGCCTTTAAGGCTCTTAGCAGCTGATGTAAGCATGGTTCCAGAGGTTGGCGTTTTCGCGACTAACTCTCCACATAGGCCCAATCCGCTTGCACTGACAATCGTTGAATTAATTGAGAGGAGTGGAAGGTTTCTCAAAGTTAGGCGGCTAGACTTGTTCGATAAGACCCCCGTCCTAGACATTAAGCCGTACACTCCATCGAGAGCGATAAGCGAGATTAAGCTCCCGAAATGGTATGAAGAGGCTTTAGGAGGGTTGAGGGCTAGGCATCCATGCTATAGCGGTCTCTAG
- a CDS encoding HAD hydrolase-like protein produces the protein MLIKIVVVNLDSSILKVDVSEAKERLRKVLGVNGDLRKLVAEASTKSSNSRKVIDEILEELEIKTAEEAKIDQEDLEAICTLKAIGVKLALVTMRGKKSTEIVLERMNLKDVFDIVITRDDEAEKAKQIVKACNVLGHQVNDALYVGFSRADAIAGLQAGCLVATPHKVLQAMSRIVNVNSLNELLNVFKFSV, from the coding sequence ATGCTAATTAAAATCGTGGTCGTAAACCTCGATAGTTCCATTTTAAAGGTTGATGTGAGTGAGGCTAAAGAGAGGCTTAGAAAGGTTTTAGGTGTCAATGGGGATTTGAGGAAGCTTGTTGCGGAGGCATCAACAAAGTCTTCAAATTCGCGTAAAGTCATTGATGAGATCTTAGAGGAGCTTGAGATTAAGACTGCTGAAGAGGCTAAAATTGACCAGGAAGACTTGGAGGCTATATGTACCCTCAAGGCTATAGGTGTTAAGCTAGCGCTAGTCACCATGAGGGGCAAGAAGAGCACAGAAATCGTCCTCGAAAGGATGAACTTGAAGGACGTGTTCGATATAGTGATAACAAGAGACGATGAAGCTGAGAAAGCAAAGCAGATAGTTAAGGCCTGCAATGTTTTAGGTCATCAAGTTAATGATGCTCTCTACGTGGGTTTCAGTAGAGCCGACGCTATAGCTGGATTACAAGCTGGGTGTCTCGTTGCAACTCCTCACAAAGTACTTCAAGCAATGAGCCGAATTGTGAACGTTAACTCGTTAAATGAGCTCCTAAACGTCTTTAAGTTCTCGGTTTAG
- a CDS encoding alkaline phosphatase family protein: MRKLLYVVLDGVGDRPNPLLSGKTPLQYSHKPNIDKLAEMGVTGLVYTVGEGVAPESDVAVLSILGYDPYKHHTGRGVLEALGAGLEFKDGWLALRCNFATIDEKLRVIDRRCGRTLTSQEAAELAEAINREVRLEGADFKFKSTVGHRGVLVIRRLDGSLSSSITNTDPAYERVGGLGVARVAEQMVLADCKPLDDRDEAMKAAKLVNEFTFKVIELLRRHPVNERRVGRGLLPANALLCRDAAHELPKLKPISELYGLRMACLAEMPVEKGIAMAAGMDIVPIPPMLGNAEVDYKLRVESAIEALYKYDGVYVHLKGPDEPGHDGNPMLKIKSIEEIDRYFFSVVVTELDLEDMVVIVTADHATPCTLKAHSDDPVPILMAGNGIKPDEVKSFDEVACRRGALGLMIGTEIIKRAKSYLGG; encoded by the coding sequence TTGAGGAAGCTCCTATACGTGGTTCTCGATGGTGTTGGTGATAGACCTAACCCGCTATTGAGCGGTAAGACCCCTCTTCAATATTCCCACAAGCCGAATATCGATAAGTTAGCTGAGATGGGTGTGACAGGACTAGTGTACACCGTTGGTGAGGGTGTAGCACCAGAATCTGATGTTGCGGTTTTAAGTATCTTGGGCTACGACCCCTACAAACATCACACTGGAAGGGGGGTCTTAGAGGCTTTGGGTGCTGGTCTCGAGTTTAAAGATGGATGGCTAGCTTTGAGGTGCAACTTCGCTACCATAGATGAGAAGCTTAGGGTCATAGATAGGAGATGTGGAAGGACACTAACTTCTCAGGAAGCTGCTGAACTAGCTGAAGCGATAAATAGAGAGGTTAGGTTAGAGGGTGCTGACTTCAAATTTAAGAGTACTGTGGGTCATAGGGGGGTTTTGGTAATAAGGAGGCTTGATGGCTCTTTGTCGAGCAGCATAACGAATACTGATCCAGCTTATGAGAGGGTTGGTGGTCTAGGTGTTGCGAGGGTTGCTGAACAGATGGTGTTAGCGGATTGTAAGCCTCTCGACGACAGAGATGAGGCCATGAAAGCCGCTAAGCTAGTCAATGAGTTCACATTTAAGGTCATAGAGCTGCTTAGGAGGCACCCCGTAAACGAGAGGAGAGTAGGTAGGGGTCTCTTACCAGCCAATGCTCTTCTATGTAGAGATGCTGCTCATGAACTTCCGAAGCTTAAGCCAATAAGTGAGCTCTATGGTTTGAGAATGGCTTGTCTAGCTGAGATGCCCGTTGAGAAGGGTATTGCAATGGCAGCTGGGATGGACATCGTACCAATACCGCCGATGTTAGGCAATGCCGAGGTGGACTATAAGCTTAGGGTTGAGAGTGCAATTGAAGCACTCTACAAGTACGATGGAGTCTACGTGCACTTAAAAGGTCCCGATGAGCCTGGCCACGACGGGAACCCGATGCTTAAAATTAAGTCTATAGAGGAGATAGATAGGTACTTCTTCAGCGTAGTGGTCACAGAGCTAGATCTTGAGGATATGGTAGTCATCGTAACCGCCGATCACGCTACTCCATGTACACTAAAGGCTCATTCCGACGATCCAGTGCCAATACTAATGGCTGGCAATGGCATTAAACCCGATGAAGTGAAGAGCTTCGATGAAGTGGCGTGCAGGAGGGGGGCCCTTGGCTTAATGATTGGCACAGAGATCATTAAGAGGGCCAAGTCTTATCTGGGTGGATAA
- a CDS encoding ABC transporter substrate-binding protein, producing the protein MMLNSRIGAGVGVWVAVMIVIAVISASGGYYSGYDSGYKEGYSKGFSQAQQEIPKPILPSKLKMGVLLPLSGELGVLGREILNGIRLAIDQINISGLSGRSIILVVGDTRSDPTIAVSEAWRLMVNESVKVVIGGSMDQSTLISIAKMANQYGTVLILLPSTSPEINKPVNDPKNLIFRIIGDDGLQGVAMATLARNLGFKTAVVVAVDDDYGRYLANKINESFRAQEGTVLKSIYYSPAAKDFNATEIKELNPDVVFLIGHPESALRVIREAKAVGVASSWIACREMFNETLIRDPKVAEYLVGTYGVRLSVSNALYQQFNQTYKDRFGVEPGLNASCAYDAIMLSALAVAYAGDYNETAIRNSLFTISRFFMGLTGPKFLNDHGDVLQNYDVWEIVSENGYYKFKIVATWTPSINGAGTITWISR; encoded by the coding sequence ATGATGTTGAATAGCAGGATTGGTGCGGGTGTAGGTGTTTGGGTCGCCGTAATGATAGTAATTGCTGTAATCTCAGCATCAGGAGGTTACTATTCAGGTTATGATTCTGGCTATAAGGAGGGCTATAGTAAGGGCTTCTCACAAGCACAACAAGAGATCCCGAAACCAATACTTCCAAGTAAGTTAAAGATGGGCGTGTTGCTTCCGCTATCAGGTGAACTGGGGGTTTTAGGTCGAGAAATACTTAATGGAATTCGATTAGCTATTGATCAAATTAACATTAGCGGTCTATCTGGGAGGAGTATCATATTGGTAGTTGGTGATACCAGATCAGATCCGACTATTGCGGTGTCTGAAGCTTGGCGATTAATGGTTAATGAAAGTGTGAAGGTTGTGATTGGAGGCTCCATGGATCAATCGACCCTAATCAGCATCGCTAAAATGGCAAACCAGTATGGTACCGTCTTAATACTACTACCGTCTACTAGCCCAGAGATCAACAAGCCTGTTAATGACCCTAAGAACCTAATTTTCAGGATAATCGGTGATGACGGTTTGCAGGGTGTAGCTATGGCGACCTTAGCTAGAAACCTTGGCTTTAAGACCGCAGTAGTTGTAGCCGTCGATGATGACTATGGGAGGTACCTTGCCAACAAAATCAATGAGTCTTTCCGCGCACAGGAAGGGACTGTCCTCAAATCAATTTACTATAGCCCTGCAGCAAAAGACTTTAATGCGACAGAAATTAAAGAGCTGAACCCCGACGTCGTGTTCCTTATAGGACACCCTGAATCAGCTTTAAGAGTAATCAGGGAAGCTAAGGCGGTAGGAGTCGCTTCATCGTGGATCGCGTGTAGAGAGATGTTTAATGAGACCTTAATTAGAGATCCTAAAGTAGCAGAGTACTTAGTTGGCACCTACGGTGTGAGGCTGTCGGTAAGTAATGCACTATATCAACAATTCAATCAAACTTACAAAGATAGGTTTGGTGTAGAGCCTGGATTAAACGCATCATGTGCCTACGATGCTATAATGCTATCCGCACTAGCAGTAGCTTATGCTGGCGACTACAATGAGACAGCCATTAGGAACTCCTTGTTCACCATTAGTCGCTTCTTCATGGGCTTAACGGGACCAAAGTTCCTGAATGATCACGGTGATGTACTTCAAAACTACGATGTGTGGGAGATAGTCAGTGAAAATGGCTACTACAAGTTCAAGATCGTGGCTACATGGACACCAAGTATCAATGGTGCTGGCACAATAACGTGGATATCAAGGTAG
- a CDS encoding MFS transporter codes for MRINKVIKYLILFDFATLTGAGLIIPIFAIFITSNIIGGTAAVAGFASTIFMASFSIARLSSAYIVDKRLSDKKKVAFSIFGTVLIGISYILYVLARLPWHVYLLQTMNGIGTGFRYAPFMSLFTRHIDKGQESFEWGMAAVSTSIGQALTGAIGGVLVELYGFNLVFTLAGAFIVLSSFIPLTIYSNINSRPVR; via the coding sequence ATGAGGATAAATAAAGTGATAAAGTACTTAATCCTCTTTGACTTTGCAACTTTAACTGGAGCTGGCCTCATAATCCCAATCTTCGCAATCTTCATAACTAGCAACATCATAGGTGGTACAGCTGCTGTTGCTGGTTTTGCATCAACCATCTTTATGGCCTCCTTCTCCATAGCAAGGCTGTCCTCAGCGTATATAGTTGATAAAAGGTTAAGTGATAAGAAGAAGGTAGCATTCTCGATCTTCGGTACAGTTCTAATAGGCATCTCCTACATCCTGTACGTCTTAGCGAGGCTACCTTGGCACGTCTACCTCCTTCAAACCATGAACGGTATTGGAACCGGATTTCGCTATGCCCCCTTCATGAGTCTCTTCACGCGCCATATTGACAAAGGTCAGGAGTCTTTCGAGTGGGGTATGGCTGCAGTGTCGACAAGCATAGGTCAAGCATTAACCGGCGCAATTGGTGGAGTGCTGGTTGAATTGTATGGATTTAATCTGGTCTTCACGCTAGCTGGGGCATTCATAGTGTTGAGCTCCTTCATTCCACTTACAATTTATAGTAACATAAACTCTAGACCAGTACGCTGA
- a CDS encoding thermonuclease family protein: MRKLVLMATLAMLILTSRPLTLHTSSYSHEACGEVIDVVDGDTIDVKILKVHKERFNNYLGKVVRVRLADINAPELSTPEGERAKIALSLLLKDRGNRVLLDIDDVCVVDRYNRLIALIYVNHNETHELNINMWLVANNHAEIKDFLDNEFDPGSWTLYVESARSSAPKLDEVADENSWIWDTIFYLVLAVLVLLVLLTKSRKRVRSGSHNCGALGYA; the protein is encoded by the coding sequence ATGAGGAAGCTAGTACTAATGGCGACATTGGCCATGCTGATCTTGACTTCAAGACCCCTAACACTCCATACATCAAGCTACTCTCATGAAGCATGTGGAGAAGTTATTGATGTCGTTGATGGGGATACCATTGACGTCAAGATCCTTAAGGTGCACAAGGAGAGGTTTAATAACTATCTAGGCAAGGTAGTCAGAGTGCGTCTTGCAGACATAAATGCACCAGAGCTTAGTACGCCAGAAGGCGAGAGAGCTAAGATTGCACTATCACTACTCCTCAAAGATCGTGGAAATCGCGTCCTACTAGACATCGACGACGTCTGCGTGGTGGACAGGTATAATAGATTGATAGCACTCATCTACGTGAACCATAACGAGACACATGAGCTAAACATTAACATGTGGCTAGTAGCTAATAACCATGCCGAGATTAAGGACTTCCTCGATAATGAGTTCGATCCAGGCTCATGGACACTTTATGTAGAGTCAGCTCGAAGCTCAGCGCCCAAACTCGATGAGGTCGCTGACGAGAACTCATGGATATGGGACACGATCTTTTACTTGGTTTTAGCAGTATTAGTATTATTAGTATTATTGACAAAGAGTCGTAAGCGGGTACGTAGTGGCTCTCACAATTGTGGTGCACTCGGGTATGCTTAA
- a CDS encoding SLC13 family permease has protein sequence MLVESNGMVIAIVVFVASIALIAWGRIHRAYIGLAASLILLALGIVPLHKVSEYVDVDVLGLLIGMAIITYYLEKSGFARWIASRFLRVFGRSPMNSLIALAYLGSLISLVLDNVSTTLLLAPVAIGIAESLGVSIVPYVIGVALGANLVGAALMVGDPPSMMVASALDLSFTDFILFQGKPSIFFIIMAACPIAALTLGVTAKRYIDGSRASMSARLDLNEYRMSDRGLFLTAMTVFLCVVVLLSVRNVYNIPLWMPPLLGGLLLLTIRAPCDKSLDPLLKGVSWKTLIFISSVFILTGGLVETSFLTILTLEVYELCKADALIASTLLIWLSVLLSAFIDNIPYFAMMIPTVMRLAEISGMNVYTLMWALLMGGSLGGNCTYIGASANAVAVGILEKRGHKVSFIEFSKIGAPYTVVAILVGEAIHYLIFIAFT, from the coding sequence TTGCTCGTAGAGTCTAACGGCATGGTCATAGCTATTGTAGTGTTCGTAGCATCGATTGCTTTGATAGCTTGGGGTAGGATTCATAGGGCTTACATAGGCCTTGCAGCTTCGTTAATACTGCTTGCCCTGGGCATAGTGCCGCTACATAAGGTCTCCGAATACGTTGATGTTGATGTGCTGGGCCTCCTGATAGGGATGGCGATCATAACTTACTACTTGGAGAAGTCTGGTTTTGCAAGATGGATAGCTTCACGATTTTTAAGGGTCTTTGGGCGCAGCCCTATGAACTCATTAATTGCTCTTGCCTACCTCGGCTCTCTAATCTCGCTCGTCCTAGATAATGTATCAACAACCCTCCTACTCGCACCCGTAGCAATAGGTATTGCAGAATCCTTAGGCGTAAGTATAGTCCCCTACGTTATAGGTGTTGCTTTGGGTGCAAACCTCGTAGGTGCTGCATTAATGGTAGGAGACCCTCCAAGCATGATGGTGGCATCAGCACTCGACTTGAGCTTCACAGACTTCATACTATTTCAGGGAAAGCCTAGCATCTTCTTCATAATAATGGCCGCCTGTCCCATAGCGGCATTAACGTTGGGAGTTACAGCTAAGCGCTACATAGATGGGTCGAGAGCGTCTATGAGCGCACGCCTAGACTTAAACGAGTATCGAATGAGCGATAGGGGGTTGTTCTTGACAGCCATGACTGTTTTCTTGTGCGTCGTTGTCCTCTTAAGCGTAAGGAACGTGTATAACATCCCTCTCTGGATGCCACCACTGCTTGGAGGTCTACTACTTTTAACAATTCGTGCTCCATGTGATAAGTCTCTCGATCCCCTCTTGAAGGGTGTGAGCTGGAAGACGCTAATATTCATCTCATCGGTGTTCATCTTGACAGGTGGACTTGTGGAAACTAGTTTCCTCACCATCTTGACGCTTGAGGTGTATGAGCTATGCAAAGCTGACGCCCTCATCGCCTCAACGTTGCTAATATGGCTCTCCGTCCTCCTATCAGCCTTCATAGATAACATCCCATACTTTGCAATGATGATACCAACCGTGATGAGGTTGGCCGAGATCTCAGGCATGAACGTCTACACCCTCATGTGGGCCCTACTCATGGGTGGAAGCCTTGGGGGCAACTGCACTTACATTGGTGCGTCAGCCAACGCCGTAGCGGTGGGGATACTTGAGAAGAGAGGTCACAAAGTTTCCTTCATCGAGTTCTCAAAGATCGGGGCTCCATACACCGTGGTGGCTATACTGGTTGGTGAAGCTATACACTATCTAATCTTCATAGCTTTCACGTGA
- a CDS encoding cyclase family protein, which yields MGKVRIIDLSLPLEHNSPLDPEPYRPRIRYVDHREGAVDMLMFFGIKPSDLVYSGGLGWSIEEITAITHTGTHLDAPWHYHPISEGRLAKTVDEIPLEWCFSDGVILDFRHKKPGDYITVDDLKGALRKINYTIKPYDIVLIMTGRDRYAGTPEYFEQPGLSHESILWLVDQGVKIIGIDAYTLDRPFKYMAEEYKRVGDGRVIWPAHFAGIKREYCHIEKLANLDKVPVPHGFKVACFPVKITKASAAWCRAVAIIEES from the coding sequence ATGGGTAAGGTGAGAATAATCGATTTAAGTTTGCCGTTAGAACACAATTCACCACTTGATCCAGAGCCTTATAGACCTAGGATAAGATATGTTGACCATAGGGAGGGTGCTGTTGATATGTTGATGTTCTTCGGCATAAAGCCAAGCGATCTAGTGTACTCTGGAGGGTTAGGCTGGTCGATTGAGGAGATAACAGCCATCACCCATACCGGAACTCATTTAGATGCTCCATGGCATTATCACCCAATTTCAGAGGGTAGACTAGCTAAGACAGTTGATGAAATACCGCTTGAGTGGTGCTTCTCTGATGGGGTTATACTAGACTTTAGGCATAAGAAGCCGGGGGACTACATCACCGTTGACGATTTAAAAGGGGCTCTAAGGAAGATCAATTACACGATAAAGCCCTACGATATTGTCCTAATCATGACGGGTCGCGACAGATATGCTGGGACACCTGAGTACTTTGAGCAGCCTGGCTTATCACATGAATCAATATTGTGGCTAGTTGACCAGGGCGTCAAGATCATTGGTATCGATGCCTACACCCTTGATAGACCATTCAAGTACATGGCTGAGGAGTACAAGAGGGTGGGGGATGGTAGGGTAATATGGCCCGCACACTTCGCGGGTATAAAGAGGGAGTACTGTCACATTGAAAAGCTGGCCAACCTAGATAAGGTCCCAGTGCCACACGGATTTAAAGTGGCATGCTTTCCAGTTAAAATAACTAAGGCATCTGCTGCATGGTGTAGAGCTGTTGCAATAATTGAGGAGAGTTGA
- a CDS encoding DsrE/DsrF/DrsH-like family protein gives MGMPKISIIVSSEKLDKLFPAVTLATTAAVMGWEAELFFTFWGLLALKKGYEPKEVSLDYKSYEGELRRALSSGAIPNWRDLLREGKKTGKLKVYACSATMSLLGLKAEDLEDYVDEVVGAVTFLSRAKDSEINLFI, from the coding sequence ATGGGTATGCCGAAGATATCGATAATAGTGTCATCGGAGAAGTTGGACAAGCTCTTCCCGGCCGTTACCTTAGCGACTACAGCAGCAGTTATGGGTTGGGAGGCAGAGCTATTCTTCACATTCTGGGGTCTCTTAGCCCTAAAGAAGGGTTATGAACCTAAGGAGGTCAGCTTGGACTACAAGAGTTATGAGGGTGAGTTAAGGAGGGCTCTTAGTAGTGGAGCTATTCCAAATTGGCGCGATCTACTGAGGGAGGGTAAAAAGACTGGAAAATTGAAAGTTTATGCTTGCTCTGCGACAATGAGCCTTCTAGGCTTAAAAGCTGAGGACTTGGAAGACTACGTTGACGAGGTTGTTGGAGCTGTAACCTTCCTAAGTAGAGCAAAAGACTCGGAGATAAACCTATTCATATAG
- a CDS encoding sulfurtransferase TusA family protein: MKVDLVVDARYRSCPGPLLALAEAIAKANPGQVIMLLATDPAAPRDVKEWASSTNHKVLQVEKVDGEYRIYVEV, translated from the coding sequence TTGAAGGTTGACTTGGTAGTTGATGCTAGATATAGATCTTGTCCAGGTCCACTCCTAGCTTTAGCGGAAGCCATTGCGAAGGCTAATCCAGGTCAAGTGATAATGCTCTTAGCAACTGATCCCGCAGCCCCCCGCGACGTTAAAGAGTGGGCTTCGAGTACGAACCACAAGGTTCTACAAGTTGAGAAGGTTGATGGGGAGTATAGGATATACGTGGAGGTTTAA